Proteins from a genomic interval of uncultured Desulfuromusa sp.:
- a CDS encoding response regulator — translation MKNGQLPAVAGSPVKKALIVDDEPLIRQQVAKALADYGFDELYEAADGSQAVALAALHKPLLTVMDVTMPVMDGITAADKMNRNPCGAIVLLTGNTDSETVSKAHDAGVHQYLMKPFKEDQLKITIDLAIHQFIEISNLRDEVAALKENLETRKLVDRAKGLLIKQGLSEPEAHRKMQKLAMNKRKSLKEVAEAILLMEG, via the coding sequence ATGAAAAATGGACAGCTCCCGGCCGTTGCAGGAAGTCCCGTGAAAAAAGCCTTGATAGTTGACGATGAACCCCTGATCAGACAACAGGTTGCAAAAGCTCTGGCTGATTACGGCTTTGACGAACTTTATGAAGCAGCTGATGGGTCGCAGGCCGTTGCCCTGGCGGCGCTGCATAAGCCACTTTTGACGGTCATGGACGTGACGATGCCTGTCATGGACGGCATTACCGCAGCAGATAAGATGAATCGTAACCCTTGTGGAGCGATTGTCTTATTAACCGGCAATACTGATAGCGAAACAGTTTCAAAGGCTCATGATGCCGGTGTTCATCAATACCTGATGAAACCTTTCAAGGAAGACCAGTTAAAAATTACGATTGATCTGGCAATTCATCAGTTTATTGAAATTTCCAATTTGCGGGACGAAGTTGCCGCTCTTAAAGAAAATCTTGAAACCCGCAAGCTTGTCGATCGCGCCAAGGGTCTGCTGATAAAGCAGGGCCTCTCTGAACCTGAAGCCCACAGGAAAATGCAGAAGCTGGCAATGAACAAGAGAAAAAGTCTGAAAGAAGTTGCCGAAGCCATCCTGTTGATGGAGGGATGA
- a CDS encoding NAD(+)--dinitrogen-reductase ADP-D-ribosyltransferase, whose protein sequence is MTPINMCNLPPWSIASQYYNQNPQQLQIQGIDHIGKQLFSELDNIHSPEERGYRFHDFMDVQFQLHQWQRETSKNSQKSLKNSYLRFLRGWLFDSNSIEGAVLKGWVESRLGLVPTFHHGVIKNVESEEYYRYLVERMKGSSRTSAIFSQLDLLYEYVQYELRRCFSGKKYLTLFRGVNDLEEHSVIENRGKNHFLMRLNNLNSFTSDFEKAWEFGSRVLKADVPLTKIFFLCGLLPKSLFKGEDECLVIGGEFEVKIMIGG, encoded by the coding sequence GTGACACCGATCAATATGTGCAATTTGCCTCCCTGGTCAATTGCGTCTCAGTATTACAATCAAAACCCCCAGCAATTGCAGATTCAGGGAATTGATCATATCGGTAAACAACTTTTTTCAGAACTGGACAATATTCATAGCCCGGAAGAGCGCGGCTACCGCTTCCATGATTTTATGGATGTCCAGTTCCAGTTACATCAGTGGCAACGTGAAACTTCAAAAAACAGTCAAAAAAGTTTAAAGAACAGTTATCTCAGATTTTTACGTGGCTGGCTGTTCGATAGTAATTCCATCGAAGGAGCGGTTCTGAAAGGGTGGGTTGAGTCCAGGTTAGGACTGGTCCCAACCTTTCATCATGGCGTGATTAAGAATGTCGAGTCCGAAGAATACTATCGTTACCTGGTTGAGCGGATGAAAGGTTCGTCACGAACCAGTGCCATTTTTTCCCAGCTTGATCTCCTCTATGAATATGTTCAGTACGAATTGCGCCGATGTTTCTCTGGAAAAAAGTACCTGACATTATTCCGTGGTGTTAACGATTTAGAAGAACACAGCGTTATTGAAAACAGAGGAAAGAACCACTTCCTCATGCGTCTTAATAATTTAAACTCATTTACCAGCGATTTTGAAAAAGCCTGGGAATTTGGCTCACGGGTTTTAAAAGCAGACGTCCCACTCACAAAGATATTTTTTCTTTGTGGCTTGCTGCCGAAATCACTGTTTAAGGGGGAAGATGAATGCCTGGTTATCGGCGGCGAATTTGAGGTCAAGATCATGATTGGCGGTTAG
- the draG gene encoding ADP-ribosyl-[dinitrogen reductase] hydrolase: MDDEITARATAAFLGLALGDALGATTEFMTPAEIKTQYKIHRKLIGGGWLGIKPGQVTDDTEMSLALARAVIETGGWNLRQIADNFVAWMRGKPIDIGSTVRKGIRLYMNKGTLQVPLNEWDAGNGAAMRMAPVALVTLGDEQLLEHCTLEQARLTHHHALSDAGCLCVGRMVQAAVLGADRFALHALTRELTEEFPTFRFNKYKGFASGYIVDTLQTVFNYLFTTGSFEECLIGVVNQGGDADTTGAIAGMIAGALYGQEQLPCSWLKKLDKNVRQEIEELVPQLLYLSPLGQR, translated from the coding sequence GTGGATGATGAAATTACCGCACGCGCCACAGCAGCTTTTCTAGGACTTGCCCTGGGAGATGCTTTAGGCGCAACGACGGAATTCATGACTCCCGCCGAGATAAAAACACAGTACAAAATCCACCGTAAGTTAATTGGTGGCGGCTGGCTGGGGATAAAGCCGGGACAGGTGACCGACGATACTGAGATGTCCCTCGCTCTAGCCCGGGCAGTGATTGAAACGGGAGGTTGGAACCTGCGGCAGATCGCCGACAACTTTGTCGCCTGGATGCGCGGCAAACCCATCGATATCGGCTCGACAGTTCGCAAAGGTATCCGCCTCTACATGAACAAAGGGACACTGCAAGTCCCCCTTAATGAATGGGACGCGGGAAACGGCGCAGCAATGAGAATGGCTCCGGTTGCCCTGGTCACATTGGGAGATGAGCAGTTACTGGAACATTGCACTCTGGAGCAGGCCAGACTGACGCATCATCATGCTTTATCCGACGCGGGATGCCTCTGTGTCGGCCGCATGGTTCAAGCGGCTGTCCTGGGAGCCGACAGATTTGCTCTGCATGCATTGACAAGAGAATTAACAGAGGAATTTCCGACATTTCGATTCAATAAATATAAAGGTTTTGCATCCGGTTACATTGTCGACACCCTGCAAACTGTTTTTAATTATTTATTCACAACCGGATCGTTTGAAGAGTGTCTGATCGGAGTTGTCAACCAAGGGGGCGATGCCGATACGACAGGAGCTATTGCCGGCATGATTGCCGGAGCTCTCTACGGTCAGGAACAGCTGCCGTGCAGCTGGTTAAAAAAACTGGATAAAAACGTCCGGCAGGAGATTGAAGAGTTGGTGCCGCAATTACTTTATCTGTCCCCATTGGGACAAAGATAA